Proteins co-encoded in one Methyloterricola oryzae genomic window:
- a CDS encoding DUF11 domain-containing protein: MTMRKLGFVTQLFFISFFVFLAMQRPALAEGSRSLYPATYPAEGSRANLDIRPNERYLGKIVRQTFLYVYARAGEYILVGSSNRGAGGDVLVYNPHGFGTPGDEQIPASADFACSSDSPPEGSFGGAGRGIIDSRAQELAGPNSADGSGTVNGGFAPCAYRAPSDGIYGVRFTPATSGQSGPNGDISSTLPNTVSVAAWDVTVRANAGSTADSNGRLFTYAWVASSGDAVGEPIYSTHYFVTLDGYRYSEFMRGLDPIGFALYGNLYGFLDNGQPLLKDIRGQEDLVTTLPDGVTTQTPQFPIFFSDVSATGPNNAEVETVLGALDIPASPKDPLVTNVTFTGAQGGAVTTPGVGGSFQFDTLNTQSYEIVISRDGVDFDPDSSGNRVISGIAGTGTQTAEWDGKDNAGNSFPSSASTYSYRVFGRNGDIHMPIIDPENNPGAGPQVTRLNGAVSPSTTVFYDDRGYRTQSGALVGVLNGTLCDTGTPAGPTVPVSLTGVDSTTAYRNWEPGANVALDCVPGSGWGDAKGVNLWTHYASPAAESTLVIRSIAVDVGTSITGPSSAASSTAVSGTFSFFNNGSNRAENVTYGMSLPAGLGTVTFGNLPSGASASYNNATGVVALSGLPATLEPGQTIPFMSYSFIAPLTGPVVVTTNVATSSSDTFLDNNSATFSIGVGPTDPYVKISAPAAVTAGSTVEGVLTFGNTGGEAATGITYAASFGNAAYFPPSVSFTGLPDGASASYDPATGVVTFTGLPGTLAAGQIINIGFSYTAPGDGAVPIAASITTTSSDANPGNNSASATVLVSDDAGKATQDPLILTAGRTVACCGRPVVLKVKGGSIKGGVRYKVKASGAASCKLVKSGSKTYVKVFGPRGGGSCTVTATRKGNGTYNPVTSNSVVIRLR; encoded by the coding sequence ATGACTATGCGAAAACTCGGATTCGTTACGCAGCTGTTTTTCATCAGTTTCTTTGTGTTTCTGGCGATGCAGCGGCCGGCGTTGGCGGAGGGTAGCCGATCGCTCTACCCCGCGACCTATCCCGCAGAAGGCTCACGCGCCAACCTGGACATTCGGCCCAATGAGCGCTATCTGGGCAAGATCGTTCGTCAGACGTTTCTTTATGTCTACGCGCGAGCGGGAGAATACATCCTGGTAGGCTCCAGCAACCGCGGCGCTGGCGGTGACGTGCTGGTCTACAATCCTCATGGTTTCGGCACGCCGGGTGACGAGCAGATTCCTGCCAGTGCGGACTTCGCCTGCTCTTCCGACTCGCCGCCAGAAGGCTCGTTCGGCGGTGCCGGGCGGGGTATCATCGACAGCCGTGCACAGGAGCTCGCTGGGCCTAACAGTGCCGACGGGTCGGGAACTGTGAACGGCGGGTTTGCGCCCTGTGCCTACCGGGCGCCTTCGGATGGCATCTACGGTGTGCGGTTCACGCCGGCCACCTCCGGACAAAGCGGGCCCAACGGTGACATCAGTTCCACATTGCCAAATACGGTGTCCGTCGCGGCCTGGGATGTGACGGTTCGCGCTAACGCAGGTTCCACCGCGGACAGCAATGGCCGTCTCTTTACATACGCCTGGGTCGCCAGTTCCGGCGATGCTGTCGGTGAGCCGATCTATTCGACCCACTATTTCGTTACCCTGGACGGGTACCGCTACTCGGAATTCATGCGCGGCCTTGATCCTATCGGCTTTGCCCTTTACGGAAATCTTTACGGCTTTCTCGACAACGGCCAGCCCCTGCTCAAGGATATCCGCGGACAGGAAGACCTGGTTACGACTCTTCCGGATGGCGTGACGACCCAGACCCCGCAGTTCCCGATCTTCTTCAGTGACGTTAGCGCTACCGGTCCCAACAACGCAGAGGTCGAGACCGTCCTCGGTGCGCTGGATATACCCGCATCACCTAAGGATCCGTTGGTCACCAATGTGACGTTTACCGGAGCCCAGGGCGGTGCGGTCACGACACCGGGCGTGGGCGGAAGCTTCCAGTTCGACACCCTCAATACCCAGAGCTATGAAATCGTGATCAGCCGCGACGGGGTCGATTTCGATCCGGACAGTTCCGGCAACAGGGTCATCTCAGGCATCGCCGGCACCGGCACCCAGACGGCCGAGTGGGACGGCAAGGACAACGCTGGCAATAGTTTTCCCTCCAGCGCCAGCACTTACTCTTACCGCGTATTCGGGCGCAATGGCGACATCCACATGCCCATCATCGACCCGGAGAACAATCCTGGCGCGGGTCCGCAGGTGACTCGACTCAACGGTGCCGTAAGTCCCAGCACCACAGTGTTTTACGACGACCGCGGCTACCGGACCCAGAGCGGTGCCCTGGTAGGTGTGTTGAACGGAACCCTTTGCGATACCGGCACGCCGGCGGGTCCCACGGTACCCGTCAGTCTCACCGGCGTGGATTCAACAACCGCCTACCGCAACTGGGAGCCGGGCGCAAATGTGGCGCTCGACTGCGTCCCTGGCTCCGGCTGGGGTGACGCCAAGGGCGTGAACCTGTGGACCCATTACGCCAGTCCGGCCGCCGAATCGACGCTGGTGATCCGCTCCATTGCGGTGGACGTGGGGACCTCCATAACCGGTCCCAGTAGCGCGGCGAGCAGCACCGCGGTCTCCGGCACATTCAGTTTTTTCAACAACGGTTCCAATCGGGCCGAGAATGTGACTTACGGGATGAGTCTGCCCGCGGGCCTCGGAACCGTTACGTTCGGCAATCTGCCCAGTGGCGCCAGTGCCAGTTATAACAATGCCACGGGCGTGGTAGCCCTGTCCGGGCTGCCCGCGACCCTGGAGCCGGGGCAGACCATTCCCTTCATGTCTTACAGCTTCATTGCTCCCCTCACCGGTCCGGTGGTGGTGACGACCAATGTCGCTACCAGCTCCAGTGACACGTTCCTGGACAACAATTCCGCCACGTTCAGCATCGGCGTGGGGCCCACCGATCCCTATGTGAAGATCAGCGCGCCGGCGGCGGTTACCGCGGGTTCGACGGTGGAAGGCGTTCTCACCTTCGGCAATACCGGCGGAGAAGCGGCGACGGGTATCACCTATGCGGCTAGCTTTGGCAATGCCGCGTATTTCCCGCCCAGCGTGAGTTTCACCGGGCTTCCCGATGGCGCAAGCGCCAGCTATGACCCTGCCACGGGTGTCGTGACCTTCACGGGGCTGCCCGGCACGCTGGCGGCCGGCCAGATCATCAACATCGGCTTCAGCTACACGGCGCCAGGGGATGGGGCGGTTCCCATTGCTGCCAGCATTACGACCACGTCCAGCGATGCGAACCCGGGTAACAACAGCGCCAGTGCAACCGTGCTGGTCAGCGACGATGCCGGCAAGGCCACGCAGGATCCGTTGATCCTGACCGCGGGGCGCACTGTGGCCTGCTGCGGGCGGCCAGTCGTTCTCAAGGTCAAGGGCGGCAGCATCAAGGGCGGCGTGCGCTACAAGGTCAAGGCAAGTGGCGCGGCCAGTTGCAAGCTGGTGAAGTCCGGATCCAAGACCTATGTGAAGGTCTTCGGTCCGCGCGGTGGCGGTTCCTGCACGGTAACCGCCACCCGCAAGGGCAACGGTACCTATAACCCTGTGACATCCAACTCGGTGGTGATAAGGCTGCGATGA
- a CDS encoding ABC transporter permease → MGSLRQVLAITWMNLRSVPQRPGASLVVIVGIAGVVAVLVSVLSMAQGFRHTLASTGRPDRAILLRSGSDAELASSIARDQAQILANTPEIARDSQGQPLASAELVVVADLPRRDTGTPSNVPFRGVQPAAFAIRDELRLVQGRRFGAGLREVIVGQKAAQQFQGLEVGARIDFRDSDWEVVGIFASGGDVHESEVWADAETAVSAFRRLGFQSMTAKLAITDDLDALRQRIDADPRFSISVLREPEYYAKQSQLLGTLINVLGYTVASFMAIGAMFGALNCMYSAVASRQVEIGTLRAIGFGAAPVVVSVMAEALLLALIGGTAGGALAYLYCDGASLSTLNFETFSQVAFDFRITPALLGQGVLWALAIGLLGGLPPAIRAARLPVTEALRSS, encoded by the coding sequence ATGGGTAGCTTGCGCCAGGTGCTGGCCATCACCTGGATGAACCTGCGCAGCGTGCCGCAGCGGCCGGGGGCTTCCCTGGTGGTGATCGTCGGCATCGCCGGCGTGGTGGCGGTGCTGGTGTCGGTGCTGTCCATGGCGCAGGGCTTTCGTCACACCCTGGCCAGCACCGGGCGGCCCGACCGCGCCATCCTGCTGCGCTCGGGCTCGGATGCCGAACTGGCCAGCAGTATTGCGCGGGACCAGGCGCAGATCCTGGCCAACACGCCGGAGATCGCCCGGGATTCGCAAGGCCAGCCCCTGGCCTCCGCCGAACTGGTGGTGGTGGCGGATCTTCCCCGCCGTGACACCGGGACGCCTAGCAATGTGCCGTTTCGCGGCGTGCAGCCGGCGGCATTTGCCATCCGTGATGAACTCCGGCTGGTCCAGGGGCGCCGCTTCGGCGCGGGTCTCCGCGAGGTGATCGTGGGCCAGAAGGCGGCGCAGCAGTTCCAGGGGCTGGAGGTGGGGGCCCGCATCGACTTCCGCGACAGCGACTGGGAGGTCGTGGGCATCTTCGCCAGCGGCGGCGATGTGCACGAGTCGGAGGTCTGGGCGGACGCGGAGACGGCGGTCTCGGCCTTTCGGCGACTGGGGTTTCAATCGATGACCGCCAAGCTGGCAATAACCGACGATCTGGATGCGCTACGGCAGCGTATCGATGCGGACCCCCGGTTTTCCATCAGCGTGCTGCGCGAACCCGAATATTACGCCAAGCAGTCTCAGTTGCTGGGTACCCTGATCAACGTGCTGGGCTACACCGTGGCCAGTTTCATGGCCATCGGCGCCATGTTCGGCGCGCTTAATTGCATGTACTCCGCGGTCGCCAGCCGCCAGGTGGAAATAGGCACCCTCAGGGCCATCGGCTTTGGAGCGGCTCCGGTGGTCGTTTCGGTGATGGCCGAGGCCCTGCTGCTGGCCCTCATCGGAGGGACCGCGGGTGGGGCTCTGGCTTATCTGTACTGCGACGGAGCCAGTCTTTCCACCCTGAATTTCGAGACTTTTTCGCAGGTTGCATTCGATTTCCGAATCACGCCAGCCCTGTTGGGGCAGGGCGTGCTCTGGGCACTGGCGATCGGACTTCTGGGGGGCTTGCCTCCGGCCATTCGCGCGGCTAGATTGCCAGTTACGGAGGCATTGCGGTCATCCTGA